A part of Syntrophales bacterium genomic DNA contains:
- a CDS encoding MlaD family protein: MSRELKVGLFVVVTSVLIVAGVVFMAYKKGLFQAEITYHLASRTGSGLTVGMPLMFSGFKIGKVVNLELNDQGIVVVTIRVPSQHKKWLRKDSKFILEKPLIGSPQLKVVTVNMDSPLLSAHEVPTIYEVDDINDAIKKFQPIIEKVTLITEHIERITASLADPHGDVRKILRHSGEVTEALAQKKGLVDFVLGEKESVEAVHATLRNARTISEQVSVLLKKTDEEIYGKEGVISIVIKVLKEVTVNLTKLGRVMDNVIKISGDTAEATKDLKLLRHELDITVNSLNELINELNRKIPFKLEPEIKLP; the protein is encoded by the coding sequence ATGTCCAGAGAGCTAAAGGTAGGACTGTTTGTTGTCGTCACGTCGGTTCTTATAGTAGCTGGAGTTGTTTTTATGGCTTACAAAAAGGGTCTTTTCCAGGCAGAGATAACCTATCATCTTGCATCCAGAACGGGCAGCGGGTTGACTGTAGGAATGCCCCTTATGTTTTCAGGATTTAAGATAGGTAAGGTTGTCAACCTGGAACTGAATGATCAGGGCATCGTAGTGGTAACTATTCGAGTTCCCTCCCAGCATAAGAAGTGGTTACGCAAGGACAGTAAATTCATTTTGGAAAAACCGCTGATCGGATCACCACAGTTGAAGGTTGTTACAGTAAACATGGACAGCCCTCTTCTTTCCGCACATGAGGTGCCCACAATATATGAAGTGGACGATATCAATGATGCAATAAAGAAGTTTCAACCGATAATCGAGAAAGTTACGCTTATAACAGAACATATCGAAAGGATAACGGCATCCTTAGCTGATCCCCATGGTGATGTGCGTAAGATTCTACGCCATTCGGGTGAGGTTACAGAGGCACTTGCTCAGAAAAAGGGACTTGTGGATTTTGTACTAGGTGAGAAGGAAAGTGTTGAAGCTGTTCATGCCACGCTACGTAATGCCCGCACTATCTCTGAACAGGTAAGTGTCTTGTTAAAGAAAACGGATGAAGAGATTTACGGGAAAGAAGGGGTTATTTCTATTGTCATTAAAGTTCTTAAGGAGGTCACTGTCAATCTTACCAAGTTGGGTAGGGTGATGGATAACGTTATTAAAATAAGTGGGGACACCGCAGAGGCGACAAAGGATCTAAAACTGTTGAGACATGAACTGGACATAACGGTGAATTCATTGAACGAGCTTATAAATGAGCTCAACCGAAAGATACCGTTCAAATTGGAACCGGAGATAAAGTTGCCATGA
- a CDS encoding zinc-dependent alcohol dehydrogenase family protein has product MKAYVIERIKTVDENSLLQVDLPEPVAGEKDIIIKISVCGVCHTELDEIEGRTPPPYLPVVPGHQIVGRVVFRGAKVNRFTVGQRVGVGWIYSACKTCSFCMSEQENLCPSFIATGRDKHGGYAEYMSVPEDFAYLIPEIYTDEEAAPLLCAGAIGYRSLRLTGIKNGEHLGLTGFGASAHLVVKLAKYLLPDTKIFVFARNPRERVFAKELGAVWTGHTEEKSPEPLKAIIDTTPAWTPVLKALENLEPGGRLIINAIRKEDTDKHVLLSLTYPLHLWMEKQIKSVANVTRKDIEEFLSIASQIPIKPEVEVYPFGETNRAIWDLKKGSIRGAKVLRIN; this is encoded by the coding sequence ATGAAAGCGTATGTAATTGAGCGCATCAAAACAGTAGATGAAAATTCTCTCCTACAGGTAGATTTACCGGAACCAGTAGCTGGCGAAAAGGATATCATTATAAAAATATCTGTATGTGGTGTCTGCCATACTGAATTGGACGAAATTGAGGGACGTACTCCACCACCCTATCTTCCCGTAGTTCCCGGTCATCAAATAGTGGGAAGGGTGGTTTTCCGGGGGGCAAAGGTAAACCGCTTCACAGTTGGTCAAAGAGTAGGGGTAGGTTGGATATACTCTGCATGCAAAACCTGTTCTTTTTGTATGTCAGAGCAAGAAAACCTTTGCCCATCCTTCATTGCTACTGGAAGAGATAAACACGGTGGGTACGCAGAGTATATGTCCGTCCCTGAAGATTTCGCATACCTTATTCCCGAAATATACACAGATGAAGAGGCTGCACCACTGCTCTGCGCCGGTGCCATTGGATATAGATCTCTACGCCTTACAGGTATAAAAAATGGCGAGCATCTGGGGTTAACGGGCTTCGGCGCTTCTGCCCATCTGGTTGTCAAATTGGCAAAGTACCTATTACCCGATACAAAAATTTTTGTATTCGCAAGGAATCCCAGAGAGAGGGTTTTTGCAAAAGAATTGGGAGCTGTATGGACTGGCCACACAGAAGAAAAATCTCCGGAGCCATTGAAGGCCATAATCGACACAACACCTGCGTGGACACCTGTCCTGAAAGCCCTGGAAAATCTGGAGCCAGGTGGTCGTCTCATTATAAACGCCATCCGAAAAGAAGACACAGATAAGCACGTACTCTTGAGCCTTACCTATCCTCTACACCTCTGGATGGAGAAACAGATAAAGAGCGTAGCTAACGTAACTCGGAAAGACATTGAAGAATTTTTATCTATTGCCTCACAGATCCCCATTAAACCTGAAGTAGAAGTGTATCCCTTCGGAGAAACTAACAGAGCTATATGGGATTTGAAGAAAGGTAGCATCAGGGGAGCAAAAGTCCTGAGAATTAATTGA
- the hisF gene encoding imidazole glycerol phosphate synthase subunit HisF, producing the protein MLSKRIIPCLDVRDGKLTKGIKFKNNVDIGDPVEAAKLYYEQGADEIVFYDITASPEGRKVTLDMVERVAETIFIPFSVGGGIGSIEDMRAVLLAGADKVSINTEAVKNPELINQGARMFGSQCIVLGMDVKRVPPSKSIPSGFEIYIHGGRTSTGKDALQWAKEGESRGAGEICLNSIDADGTQEGYDVELTRMISDTVKIPVIASGGAGRPEHIAEILTEGKADAALVASIVHFKMYTIFEIKKYLAEKDIKVRLNW; encoded by the coding sequence ATGTTGAGTAAAAGAATAATACCCTGCTTAGATGTAAGGGATGGTAAACTTACGAAAGGGATAAAATTTAAAAACAACGTAGATATCGGTGATCCTGTAGAAGCTGCAAAATTGTACTACGAACAAGGGGCTGATGAAATAGTCTTCTACGATATTACCGCTTCCCCCGAAGGCAGAAAGGTAACGCTCGATATGGTCGAGCGTGTCGCCGAAACCATATTTATTCCTTTTTCAGTAGGTGGAGGAATCGGATCCATCGAGGATATGAGAGCTGTACTACTAGCAGGGGCAGACAAAGTAAGTATAAATACAGAGGCAGTAAAAAATCCAGAGCTTATAAATCAGGGTGCACGTATGTTTGGAAGTCAGTGCATCGTTCTCGGAATGGATGTGAAAAGGGTCCCCCCTTCAAAATCCATCCCCTCGGGATTTGAAATATACATCCACGGTGGACGGACATCCACAGGTAAGGATGCCCTGCAATGGGCAAAGGAAGGGGAATCCCGAGGAGCTGGAGAGATTTGTTTGAACTCCATAGATGCCGACGGAACACAAGAAGGCTACGATGTTGAACTTACCCGTATGATCTCTGATACCGTGAAGATACCCGTAATAGCATCAGGTGGAGCAGGCAGACCTGAACACATCGCAGAAATCCTCACGGAGGGTAAAGCTGATGCCGCTTTAGTGGCATCAATCGTGCACTTCAAAATGTATACAATCTTCGAAATAAAGAAGTATCTTGCTGAAAAAGATATTAAGGTGCGCCTAAACTGGTAA
- a CDS encoding fumarylacetoacetate hydrolase family protein yields the protein MKICRFESKSKVFLGTVDPENPGYAYIIEGDIFGDWKVTNKKYSITKLLPPVLPPNVFALAFSYGKHAEETGTAKPVSPVVFMKATTSVIGHNDPILLPLAGPEKVDFEGELAVVIGRRAKNVNPSEAMDYVLGFTCANDISARDWQFEKQEGQWTRGKSFDTFCSLGPFLVTKDEIENIHNLRIQTILNGKVMQDASTAELLFSIPAIVSDLSRSLTLLPGTVILTGTPEGVGFTRTPAVFLKEGDTVTVSIEHLGSLTNPVVREK from the coding sequence ATGAAAATATGCCGTTTTGAATCAAAGAGTAAAGTATTCTTGGGAACAGTTGATCCAGAAAATCCGGGATACGCATACATCATCGAAGGTGACATTTTCGGGGATTGGAAGGTAACAAATAAAAAATATAGTATAACAAAGTTGCTACCCCCCGTGCTACCTCCTAACGTGTTTGCCCTGGCATTCAGTTACGGAAAACACGCGGAAGAAACAGGCACAGCTAAGCCTGTAAGTCCAGTTGTATTCATGAAAGCCACAACCAGCGTCATCGGCCACAATGACCCCATATTACTCCCATTGGCTGGCCCGGAAAAGGTAGATTTCGAAGGTGAACTGGCTGTCGTTATAGGCCGGCGTGCAAAAAACGTAAATCCTTCGGAAGCAATGGATTATGTTTTGGGATTTACGTGTGCAAATGACATTAGTGCAAGAGATTGGCAATTCGAAAAACAGGAGGGACAGTGGACTAGGGGTAAGAGTTTTGATACCTTTTGTTCCTTAGGTCCTTTCCTTGTTACTAAAGACGAGATAGAAAATATTCACAATTTGAGAATTCAAACAATACTAAACGGAAAGGTTATGCAGGATGCCTCCACAGCCGAACTTTTGTTCTCCATCCCTGCGATTGTATCAGACTTGAGTCGTTCCCTAACCCTGCTTCCAGGAACCGTCATTCTCACAGGAACTCCCGAAGGCGTAGGTTTCACGAGAACACCAGCCGTCTTTCTGAAAGAGGGGGATACAGTGACGGTATCGATCGAACACCTTGGTAGTCTTACTAACCCAGTGGTTCGAGAAAAATGA
- a CDS encoding ABC transporter permease: MRDLIENVGKGAISFGQLWYETFFFSILVLRRMISPGTYNSAVWMVLINQIYFTSIQILPLFLFVSVIFGIVFIGFLGHYLREIGLFGFFGHMLMVFVVREFAPFITVLLVALRSGSAINTEMAVMKVNREIKSLELFGIDPLNYLYVPRVLSGIISILLLSAIFSIVVIVSGIFFSNVFFDMSISDYTSILVESASFTDILVMFVKCAIFGFFIVLIPLRFGLQATQELTSIPISVLNGMINVFIAIVFIEVFSLILGSLLEKLS, translated from the coding sequence GTGAGAGACTTGATTGAAAATGTGGGAAAGGGGGCTATAAGCTTCGGCCAATTATGGTACGAAACCTTCTTTTTTTCTATTTTAGTTTTGCGCCGAATGATATCGCCTGGAACGTATAATAGTGCTGTTTGGATGGTGTTGATTAACCAGATTTACTTTACTTCTATCCAGATTTTGCCGCTTTTTTTATTTGTCTCTGTCATTTTTGGGATTGTTTTTATTGGTTTTCTGGGACATTATCTGAGGGAGATAGGGCTCTTTGGATTTTTTGGTCATATGTTGATGGTTTTCGTCGTTAGGGAGTTTGCACCGTTTATTACTGTCTTGCTTGTTGCCCTTCGTTCAGGGTCGGCTATCAATACGGAGATGGCGGTTATGAAGGTCAACAGAGAAATAAAATCTTTGGAGTTATTTGGTATTGATCCTCTGAACTACCTCTACGTGCCTCGAGTATTGAGTGGGATAATTTCCATCTTGCTCCTCAGTGCTATATTCTCCATAGTGGTCATTGTCAGTGGTATCTTCTTTTCGAATGTGTTTTTCGATATGAGTATAAGCGACTATACTTCCATATTGGTGGAATCGGCGTCTTTTACCGATATTTTGGTGATGTTTGTTAAGTGCGCCATCTTTGGATTTTTTATAGTTTTGATTCCCCTTCGTTTCGGTTTGCAAGCAACCCAGGAGTTGACCAGTATTCCCATTTCAGTGTTGAATGGTATGATAAATGTGTTCATTGCAATAGTTTTTATTGAGGTGTTCTCATTAATTCTCGGATCCTTGCTAGAAAAGTTGAGCTGA
- the hisH gene encoding imidazole glycerol phosphate synthase subunit HisH, producing MARNKIFGSYKIGVIDYRAGNLKSISNALDYLGLSYVISHEGQVLDKCERIIIPGVGAAGQAMENLENTGLAKWIYQWFWEGKPILGICLGSQIILERSEENHTPCLGLIEGTVRRLQSPGGDIKVPHMGWNAVHLQKQHPLFSGIPDRTEFYFAHSYHPEPEDAATVIGITDYGVKFCSALRRKNLAAVQFHPEKSGRWGLHLLSNFSKWKGTDVE from the coding sequence GTGGCAAGGAATAAAATATTCGGGTCATACAAGATCGGTGTCATAGATTACAGGGCGGGTAATCTCAAAAGTATATCTAACGCCTTAGATTATCTAGGGTTGTCCTACGTGATATCCCACGAGGGGCAAGTTCTGGATAAATGTGAAAGAATAATTATTCCTGGTGTGGGAGCCGCTGGACAAGCCATGGAAAATTTAGAGAATACAGGTCTAGCCAAGTGGATTTACCAGTGGTTTTGGGAGGGGAAACCAATTCTCGGTATATGTCTTGGTTCACAGATCATCCTTGAAAGAAGCGAGGAAAACCACACACCTTGCCTTGGCCTCATCGAGGGAACGGTGCGTAGACTCCAATCACCTGGCGGGGACATAAAGGTGCCTCACATGGGCTGGAATGCAGTTCATCTTCAAAAGCAACATCCTCTATTTTCAGGAATACCGGACCGGACGGAATTTTACTTCGCACATTCATACCACCCTGAACCAGAAGATGCTGCAACAGTAATAGGCATAACTGATTACGGCGTTAAATTCTGTTCTGCCCTCAGACGAAAAAACCTTGCCGCCGTTCAATTTCACCCTGAAAAGAGTGGGCGGTGGGGACTTCATCTCTTATCTAATTTCAGCAAATGGAAGGGAACTGATGTTGAGTAA
- a CDS encoding MGMT family protein — MIRLVLPSKSEVDNYVTRIPVKKNIPTDLMSLCETLKQYFQGQDVNFPLHLLHYDICSPFQRQVFMACTTIPRGKVITYGTLAKHLGDMRLSRAVGQTLAKNPFPIVIPCHRVVYFNGYIGGFSAGKDMKLWLLKNEGIYISKDRIRMENYLFDF, encoded by the coding sequence GTGATCCGCCTAGTACTTCCCTCCAAAAGTGAGGTAGACAACTATGTGACACGTATACCAGTAAAAAAAAATATACCGACAGATCTTATGTCGCTGTGCGAAACACTAAAACAATACTTCCAGGGACAAGACGTCAATTTTCCCCTTCATTTGCTCCACTACGACATATGTAGCCCGTTTCAGAGACAAGTATTTATGGCCTGTACTACTATTCCCAGAGGTAAAGTGATCACCTACGGAACTCTTGCCAAACATCTAGGAGACATGCGCCTATCCAGGGCAGTTGGGCAAACGCTGGCAAAAAACCCCTTTCCTATTGTAATCCCCTGTCATCGTGTTGTATACTTTAATGGTTATATCGGTGGGTTCAGTGCCGGGAAGGATATGAAGCTTTGGCTTCTGAAAAACGAAGGGATATACATTAGCAAAGATAGAATCCGAATGGAGAATTATCTGTTTGATTTCTAA
- a CDS encoding DegQ family serine endoprotease has protein sequence MSQRNKKTTFLMFLLACLVGFTIVSLVEVLRSTFQTPVGPDVQSASAISGDSSRPLSFADLAEKVKPVVVNISTTKIIKERRYPSPFWDFPFDKFFFGDEFFERFFGDVPRRQFKQHSLGSGFIISSDGYIFTNNHVVERADKIIVKLSNGQEYEAKIIGRDSKTDIALIKIKPRETLPVAELGDSDKLRVGEWVIAIGNPFGLEHTVTAGIVSAKGRVIGAGPYDDFIQTDASINPGNSGGPLFNMEGKVVGINTAIVANAQGIGFAIPINMAKNILADLKSKGKVTRGWLGISVQDVTDDIARALNLKENRGAIISEVFQGEPAERAGLKAGDIVTEINGKKIKNSHELLLIIASCRVGETINVKVLRDGKELTVNVVVAERPEHPELVISKGTKDDLGLIVEDISPEIAQYFGISRKSGVVVVKVKRHSIADEVGIQPGDVILEVNKVKVNSTKEYNREISKPAAKKSVMLRIQRGSATFYVVLKR, from the coding sequence ATGTCTCAGCGCAATAAAAAAACTACCTTTTTGATGTTTCTACTGGCGTGCCTCGTTGGGTTCACTATTGTGTCCCTTGTTGAGGTTCTCCGATCAACCTTCCAGACTCCAGTAGGCCCTGATGTTCAGTCAGCTTCGGCTATATCTGGGGACAGTAGCAGGCCCCTGTCTTTTGCCGATCTCGCCGAAAAAGTAAAGCCTGTGGTGGTAAATATAAGCACAACCAAGATCATAAAGGAACGCCGTTACCCTTCTCCTTTCTGGGATTTCCCTTTTGATAAATTCTTTTTCGGCGATGAATTTTTCGAACGGTTTTTTGGCGACGTACCTAGACGTCAATTCAAACAACACAGTCTAGGTTCAGGATTCATCATAAGCTCCGATGGATACATATTCACGAATAATCACGTTGTGGAGCGAGCTGACAAAATAATTGTAAAACTGTCTAACGGACAGGAATACGAGGCCAAGATCATTGGCCGTGATTCCAAAACAGATATAGCTCTCATAAAAATCAAGCCTCGTGAGACGTTGCCTGTAGCAGAATTGGGAGACTCGGATAAACTCCGTGTAGGTGAGTGGGTAATCGCCATCGGAAATCCCTTCGGTCTAGAACACACAGTTACAGCCGGCATAGTAAGCGCTAAAGGGCGCGTAATTGGAGCAGGACCGTACGATGATTTTATTCAAACCGATGCTTCCATTAACCCCGGAAACAGCGGGGGTCCACTTTTTAACATGGAAGGTAAGGTCGTAGGTATCAACACAGCGATAGTCGCCAATGCCCAGGGCATAGGTTTCGCGATCCCCATAAACATGGCAAAGAACATCCTTGCGGACTTGAAATCGAAGGGCAAAGTGACCCGCGGTTGGCTCGGCATTTCAGTCCAGGATGTAACCGATGACATAGCCCGTGCCTTAAATCTAAAAGAAAACAGAGGTGCAATAATCTCGGAAGTTTTTCAAGGTGAGCCAGCCGAACGGGCCGGCTTGAAAGCCGGAGATATAGTTACAGAGATCAACGGCAAAAAAATAAAAAATTCCCACGAATTGCTTTTAATAATCGCATCTTGTCGTGTTGGTGAAACTATAAACGTCAAAGTACTTAGGGATGGTAAGGAACTCACAGTGAACGTTGTGGTGGCCGAAAGACCGGAACACCCTGAATTAGTTATCTCTAAGGGTACAAAGGATGATTTGGGATTAATAGTGGAGGACATTTCACCGGAAATCGCCCAATACTTCGGCATCTCTAGAAAAAGTGGAGTAGTTGTAGTCAAAGTGAAAAGGCACAGTATCGCAGACGAAGTGGGAATCCAACCTGGTGACGTCATACTTGAAGTGAACAAAGTGAAAGTTAATTCCACAAAAGAATACAACCGGGAGATATCAAAACCGGCGGCCAAAAAATCAGTAATGTTGCGCATACAGAGAGGATCGGCAACCTTCTACGTAGTCCTGAAAAGATAG
- the pdxT gene encoding pyridoxal 5'-phosphate synthase glutaminase subunit PdxT has protein sequence MIGVLDLQGDVVEHLDHLDRLSIRNIRVKKPADFEGLKGLIIPGGESTCIGRLLKTFGLDEVIKKAFNKGMKVWGTCAGAIIIATSIIGEKPYLGLMDIVVERNSFGSQLDSFFTYASIPAVSDEPIPLTFIRAPKIKAVGPGVRVLLQLEDYIAAAESEGALATVFHPEMTESLAFHRYFALKCGITVPDLPYYKDDSWTLTSWTKYCRVC, from the coding sequence ATGATTGGCGTGCTTGATCTCCAGGGAGACGTAGTTGAACATTTGGACCATCTGGACCGCCTAAGTATAAGAAATATCAGGGTAAAAAAACCCGCTGATTTCGAAGGACTGAAGGGGCTTATAATACCGGGCGGTGAAAGCACCTGTATCGGGCGACTTTTGAAAACTTTTGGCCTCGACGAAGTTATTAAAAAAGCTTTCAACAAAGGTATGAAGGTGTGGGGGACATGTGCGGGTGCCATAATTATCGCCACATCTATCATAGGCGAAAAACCTTATCTTGGCTTAATGGACATAGTGGTGGAGAGAAATAGTTTCGGGAGCCAACTGGACAGTTTCTTCACCTACGCCAGTATCCCTGCTGTATCCGATGAACCAATCCCTCTAACTTTCATCAGAGCTCCCAAAATTAAAGCTGTAGGTCCTGGTGTGCGGGTCCTCTTACAGTTGGAAGATTACATAGCCGCTGCAGAATCAGAAGGAGCATTAGCAACAGTGTTTCATCCAGAAATGACAGAATCCCTCGCCTTTCATCGATACTTTGCTTTGAAATGCGGTATTACTGTGCCGGATTTGCCCTATTATAAAGACGACTCATGGACCTTGACTTCTTGGACTAAGTACTGCCGTGTGTGTTGA
- the pdxS gene encoding pyridoxal 5'-phosphate synthase lyase subunit PdxS, producing MDSKKRHELNIQLAQMLKGGVIMDVTSVEQAKIAEEAGAVAVMALERVPADIRAQGGVARMSDPALIAEIKKAVSIPVMAKVRIGHFVEAQILEALKIDYIDESEVLTPADEECHIDKTKFSIPFVCGARNLGEALRRIAEGAAMIRTKGEAGTGNVVEAVRHIRTINREIRQLRVMSKEEVMGYAKENGIPYELALQVRELGRLPVVNFAAGGIATPADAALMMQLGCDGIFVGSGIFKSANPAKRAEAIVKATAYYNDPQKLLEVSMDLGDPMLGLEIKTIPEEKRLATRGW from the coding sequence GTGGATAGTAAAAAGAGACACGAATTAAACATACAGCTTGCCCAGATGTTAAAAGGTGGTGTCATAATGGACGTCACCAGCGTAGAGCAGGCAAAAATTGCTGAAGAAGCCGGAGCAGTGGCGGTGATGGCGCTGGAGAGGGTGCCTGCGGATATCAGAGCTCAGGGGGGCGTAGCTAGAATGTCTGATCCAGCGCTAATAGCGGAGATCAAAAAGGCGGTTTCCATACCGGTAATGGCCAAAGTGCGAATAGGACATTTTGTGGAAGCACAGATACTTGAAGCTTTAAAAATAGACTACATCGATGAAAGCGAAGTACTAACACCTGCAGATGAAGAGTGCCATATTGACAAGACAAAATTCTCCATTCCTTTTGTCTGTGGTGCTCGCAACCTTGGTGAAGCTCTAAGAAGAATCGCTGAAGGTGCCGCAATGATCAGGACGAAGGGAGAAGCTGGAACGGGCAATGTCGTCGAAGCGGTACGCCATATAAGGACCATAAATCGTGAAATCCGCCAATTGAGAGTGATGTCAAAAGAAGAAGTCATGGGATACGCCAAAGAGAACGGAATACCCTATGAGTTAGCACTTCAGGTAAGAGAACTGGGCAGACTGCCCGTTGTGAACTTTGCAGCGGGTGGTATAGCCACGCCTGCCGATGCCGCACTGATGATGCAGTTGGGTTGTGACGGTATCTTTGTGGGTTCTGGAATCTTCAAATCTGCCAATCCCGCAAAAAGAGCTGAAGCTATTGTAAAAGCCACAGCGTATTACAACGATCCACAGAAGCTGCTTGAAGTTTCGATGGATTTGGGTGATCCAATGCTTGGACTGGAAATCAAAACAATACCCGAAGAAAAAAGACTCGCGACCCGAGGGTGGTAA
- a CDS encoding TIGR01212 family radical SAM protein (This family includes YhcC from E. coli K-12, an uncharacterized radical SAM protein.), whose protein sequence is MNERPGENIKITVNKSEKNDTRPSFWNNSKRYYDLKSYWKNKFGCNVYKLPIDAGFTCPNRDGKVGWGGCVYCDGRGSQLRQKGPLPSITDQIAKGKAYYSAHKQAGKFIAYFQTFTNTYGPLTHLKALYDEALNQENVIGISIGTRPDCVQPEVLYLLESYAKKYHVWVEYGLQSIHDRTLTLINRCHDAATFIDAIMRTAGRGIHICVHIIVGLPGETRDDILQTAKVIASLPIDGIKIHSLLALKGTKLGDWYENGEISLMSKREYIDTVCDILEILPPTMVIQRLTADGYKDIFLGPQWAVNKMDVLNSIDKELKRRNSWQGIKYSGHTRSVS, encoded by the coding sequence ATGAACGAACGCCCAGGTGAAAACATAAAAATAACCGTTAATAAAAGTGAAAAAAACGACACTCGTCCTTCATTCTGGAATAACAGCAAGCGTTACTACGACCTGAAAAGTTACTGGAAAAACAAATTCGGTTGCAACGTCTACAAGCTTCCCATCGACGCTGGATTTACATGCCCGAATCGAGATGGAAAGGTAGGATGGGGAGGGTGTGTTTACTGTGATGGCAGAGGATCCCAATTGAGACAGAAAGGTCCTCTACCTTCGATTACTGATCAAATAGCCAAAGGTAAAGCTTACTACTCAGCACACAAACAGGCTGGGAAATTCATCGCTTATTTTCAGACTTTTACAAACACCTACGGTCCCCTCACACATTTGAAAGCACTGTACGACGAAGCGCTGAATCAAGAGAATGTCATAGGTATTTCCATAGGCACACGGCCGGATTGTGTTCAACCAGAAGTACTTTATCTATTAGAAAGTTACGCAAAAAAATACCACGTATGGGTTGAATATGGCCTACAATCCATTCATGACAGGACCCTTACTCTGATCAACAGGTGCCACGACGCTGCAACTTTCATAGACGCTATAATGCGCACAGCAGGTCGGGGTATTCATATTTGCGTTCATATAATCGTGGGACTACCTGGAGAAACAAGGGATGATATCCTACAAACTGCGAAGGTTATCGCTTCTCTCCCCATAGACGGTATTAAAATTCATTCGTTGTTAGCACTTAAAGGGACAAAACTCGGTGATTGGTATGAAAATGGGGAAATATCATTGATGAGCAAAAGGGAGTACATTGACACTGTATGCGATATTCTTGAAATACTTCCACCGACAATGGTTATCCAACGCCTCACAGCAGATGGGTACAAAGATATTTTTCTTGGTCCCCAATGGGCTGTAAATAAGATGGATGTCCTAAATAGCATAGATAAAGAATTAAAGAGGCGCAATTCGTGGCAAGGAATAAAATATTCGGGTCATACAAGATCGGTGTCATAG